GCCCTCGCCGTCGCCGTCCTCATCGGACTCCCGCTCCTCACTCACACCGGCGCCCTCGGCAACTCCACCAAGGACATCGGCGGCATGGAGACCGTCACCGACGCACTCCTCGCCGCCATCCTCGCCGCCATCATCTGGACCGGCGCCGGCAACAGCCTGCGCATGGCACGCCTGCGCGAACACCTGCCCGAACTGCGAGCCCGCGCCCTCACCCGCCGCGCCGTCCCCGTCGAATCCGCCACCCCGCTCTCCGAAGCGCTGCGCCGCGCCAACGAAGCCGGCGCCCGCGCCCTCGTCGTCGTCGACGGACAGGGCGAACCCACCGCCCTCGTCCGCGAAGCGGCCATCGTCGGCGTCCCCGCCCACCGCCGACCCTGGGTCGCCGTCAGCGGCCTCGCCCAGGACCTCACCGACGGCATGAAGGTCCCCGCCGAACTCGCCGGAGAGGCACTCCTCGACCGGCTCAGGGCCAGCCCCGCCACCGAATACCTCGTCGTCGAGGAGACCGGGGAGATCTACGGAGTCCTCTCCACCGCCGACGTCGAACGCGCCTTCGTCGCCGCCATGGCCAGGCCCGACTCCAAATGAGGCACCCCCAAGCCAGGTGAGGGAGCCTCAAATGGAGCAGGTAGTCTGACCGCATGTCCGAACCGACCGGTGCCGCCCGTCGTCGCGGCCCCTTCAAAGTCGGGGACCAGGTCCAGCTCACCGACCCCAAGGGACGCCACTACACCTTCACGCTCGAAGCCGGGAAGAACTTCCACACCCACAAGGGTTCCTTCCCCCACGACGAGCTGATCGGTGCTCCCGAGGGCAGTGTTGTCCGCACCACGGGAAACGTCGCCTACCTCGCGCTGCGCCCCCTGCTCCCCGACTACGTCCTGTCCATGCCCCGCGGCGCCGCCGTGGTCTACCCCAAGGACGCGGGCCAGATCCTGGCCTTCGCCGACATCTTCCCCGGCGCCCGCATCGTCGAAGCCGGAGTGGGATCGGGCTCGCTCAGCAGCTTCCTGCTGCGCGCCATCGGCGACCAGGGCATGCTGCACTCCTACGAGCGCCGCCAGGACTTCGCCGACATCGCCCGGCAGAACGTGGAACGCTACTTCGGCGGCCCCCACCCCGCCTGGCAGCTCACCGTCGGCGACCTCCAGGACAACCTCTCGGACACCGAGGTCGACCGCGTCATCCTCGACATGCTCGCACCGTGGGAATGCGTCGAGCCCGTGTCGAAGGCCCTCGTACCCGGCGGCATCCTCTGCGCCTACGTCGCCACCACCACCCAGCTCGCCCGCACCGTCGAGACGATCCGCGAACACGGCTCGTTCAACGAACCGGCCGCCTGGGAGTCGATGGTCCGCAACTGGCACGTCGAGGGACTCGCCGTACGCCCCGACCACCGCATGATCGGCCACACCGGCTTCCTGATCACCGCCCGCCGCCTCGCCGACGGCGTGGAGCCGCCCCTGCGCCGCCGCCGCCCCTCCAAGGGCGCGTACGGCGAGGACTACGACGGCCCCGGAAGCGGCAGCGGCTCCCGAGGCTGAGCCGCCGTCACCTCCCCGGCCCGCGGGGCCGGGCCGCCCGAAGATCCACAACACGGCAGCACCGCCGCCGAGTTCACGTCCGCCCGACGCGAACTCGGCGGCGGCTTCTTTACGTTGGCCTTAACGACCCCGCTGTTCCACCGCACTGTGACGTGTGGCACGATTCACGCCACCCCCACCAGACCTGCCTTCACAGGAGACACCGCGTGCAGATCTCCGACGTCCCGGACCTCGCGCACACCCGCCCGCGTCCCGTGCACTGGCTCGCCACGGCCACCGCGATGGCCGCCGTGATGGCAGGCGCGGGTCTGCTCCAGCCCGACGCCGCCACCGCCAACCAGACAGGCTCCGGAACCACCACACGGACCACCCCGGACGCCGCGCCACTGCCCGCGCCCGACACCGCCGCGGTCGACTTCCCGCTCGAATGCGGTGGCGCGAAAGCACTGGTCACGAAGGAAGCCACCGGAGACCTCGACGGCGACGGCCGCCCCGAGACCGTGGCAGCCGCCCGCTGCGACGCCGGATCGGGCACCCCGCCGAGCGGCGTCTACGTACTCACAGCGACGAAGGACGCCGGCGCTCCCCGCGTCGTCGCCACACTGGTGGACCCCGCCGACCGGCAG
This window of the Streptomyces niveus genome carries:
- a CDS encoding tRNA (adenine-N1)-methyltransferase, with the translated sequence MSEPTGAARRRGPFKVGDQVQLTDPKGRHYTFTLEAGKNFHTHKGSFPHDELIGAPEGSVVRTTGNVAYLALRPLLPDYVLSMPRGAAVVYPKDAGQILAFADIFPGARIVEAGVGSGSLSSFLLRAIGDQGMLHSYERRQDFADIARQNVERYFGGPHPAWQLTVGDLQDNLSDTEVDRVILDMLAPWECVEPVSKALVPGGILCAYVATTTQLARTVETIREHGSFNEPAAWESMVRNWHVEGLAVRPDHRMIGHTGFLITARRLADGVEPPLRRRRPSKGAYGEDYDGPGSGSGSRG